In Gadus chalcogrammus isolate NIFS_2021 chromosome 1, NIFS_Gcha_1.0, whole genome shotgun sequence, one DNA window encodes the following:
- the hipk1a gene encoding homeodomain-interacting protein kinase 1, which produces MATQLGVFSSPCVSSSAYSRSKRLKVENPGWDGAHPLGDHPSGYYQPSPSQAPGSGSNHQQAYTSTTQGPPPPLQPQGPPREQTVVRAADSTGSLRGPPSSTSSSSSSSSSSASSSSLRRAKEAPVAPPTAAAAAPPGDLYARQQYGLKRKSEEADSSDSVQILEELSAPVVTSNRLAAAAAAGGGGGGGGGGVGGRTATAATTTTGTQSLAHSTSAAKSSSSHSEGDYQLVQHEILCSVARSYEVLEFLGRGTFGQVAKCWKRGTNEIVAIKILKNHPSYARQGQIEVSILSRLSTENADEFNFVRSYECFQHKSHTCLVFEMLEQNLYDFLKHSKFSPLLLKSIRPVLQQVATALMKLKSLGLIHADLKPENIMLVDPIRQPYRVKVIDFGSASHVSKAVCSTYLQSRYYRAPEILLGLPFCEAIDMWSLGCVIAELFLGWPLYPGASEYDQIRYISQTQGLPAEYLLSAGTKSSRFFNRGPDASYPLWRLKTPTEHEAEMGIKSKEARKYIFNCLDDMMQVNMTHLDGTDVQAEKADRRECIDLLKKMLTLDADKRVTPIKTLNHPFVTMSHLLPFPHSSHVKSCFQNMDICKRRCTAFDNNKNLFAGNSAPSGAANLTVTFSSQLNQHSQMASPGGPSLSLSSTVPLLNYPPGLYQQATINIPGLAPQGRAPQLCGQAEPFQQTLIVCPPTLQGLQPSNKHSGYPVRVDNSVPLVPQSQPPQPLHIQPSMLAQQGWPAGTQQIVIPSSWQQMALHAPGQALVSDPPMGAPHTWRGRHGSQYDNQQELAAGRHGSTLNHHPSTASSTHPRAQQARRSKARQPDCRARYCTVTQSARPPSGDRSQPIVISDTPSPAASIITIDSDSDEEEESKVLAACSRPSQRTNVISCVTVHDSSDSSTSSPLSPQAGPQASKCLAVIMPTVKSQPGDASSIRAADPAPSGSAKSKKDSTQVSQSAGDSTAERHQQTKWSRTQPLNLSQLQPTVLSSSLDPLGGGGIGSGALRPRPPNYPAPVSQSHYRLHDTPLFSSAPGLYAYPASAALASVSQTVDQMQGASSSLARAGGAYASVGLLPKNGGLALGGPMPGPYGSNLNHHHHLHQQQQLAGAHFHHSSAPYPRKLNQYPFL; this is translated from the exons ATGGCGACCCAGCTGGGGGTGTTCTCCTCTCCCTGCGTGTCCTCTAGCGCCTACTCGCGCTCCAAGAGGCTCAAGGTGGAGAACCCTGGCTGGGACGGGGCCCACCCGCTGGGGGACCACCCCAGCGGCTACTACCAGCCCAGTCCCAGCCAAGCCCCCGGCTCCGGCTCCAACCACCAACAGGcgtacacctccaccacccaggggcccccaccccctctccagcCGCAGGGGCCCCCCAGAGAGCAGACGGTGGTGCGGGCGGCCGACAGCACCGGAAGCCTCCGCGGCCctccgtcctccacctcctcctcgtcctcctcgtcctcctcttcggcctcttcctcctccctccgccgGGCCAAGGAGGCTCCGGTGGCTCCgcccacggcggcggcggcggccccgcCCGGCGACCTCTACGCCCGGCAGCAGTACGGCCTGAAGAGGAAGAGCGAGGAGGCGGACAGCAGCGACAGCGTGCAGATCCTGGAGGAGCTCTCGGCGCCCGTGGTGACCAGCAACcgcctcgccgccgccgctgctgctggcgggggcggagggggtggcggtggaggagtAGGCGGAcgcaccgccaccgccgccaccaccaccacggggaCCCAGTCCTTGGCGCACTCCACCTCGGCGGCGAAGAGCAGCAGCTCCCACAGCGAGGGGGACTACCAGCTGGTGCAGCATGAGATCCTGTGCTCGGTGGCCCGCAGCTACGAGGTGCTGGAGTTCCTGGGCAGGGGGACCTTCGGACAGGTGGCCAAGTGCTGGAAGAGGGGCACCAACGAGATCGTGGCCATCAAGATCCTGAAGAACCACCCGTCCTACGCCCGCCAAGGACAGATAGAG GTGAGCATCCTCAGTCGGCTGAGCACGGAGAACGCCGACGAGTTCAACTTTGTGCGCTCCTACGAGTGCTTCCAGCACAAGAGCCACACCTGCCTGGTGTTCGAGATGCTGGAGCAGAACCTGTACGACTTCCTCAAGCACAGCAAGTTCAGCCCCCTTCTGCTCAAGTCCATCCGGCCTGTGCTGCAGCAGGTGGCCACGGCGCTGATGAAGCTCAAGAGCCTGGGCCTGATCCACGCCGACCTGAAGCCAGAGAACATCATGCTGGTGGACCCCATTCGCCAGCCCTACCGCGTCAAGGTCATCGACTTCGGCTCGGCCAGCCACGTGTCCAAGGCCGTGTGCTCCACCTATCTGCAGTCGCGCTACTACAG AGCCCCAGAGATCCTCCTGGGACTGCCGTTCTGTGAAGCCATCGACATGTGGTCGTTGGGCTGCGTGATCGCTGAGCTGTTCCTGGGATGGCCCCTCTATCCCGGGGCCTCGGAGTATGACCAG ATCCGCTACATCTCACAGACCCAGGGCCTTCCGGCGGAGTACCTGCTGAGCGCCGGGACAAAGAGCAGCCGCTTCTTCAACAGGGGGCCCGACGCCAGCTACCCCCTGTGGAGACTCAAA ACACCCACAGAACATGAGGCGGAGATGGGGATCAAGTCCAAGGAGGCGAGGAAGTACATCTTCAACTGTCTGGATGACATGATGCAG GTGAACATGACCCACCTGGACGGGACGGACGTGCAGGCGGAGAAGGCGGACCGCCGGGAGTGCATCGACCTGCTGAAGAAGATGCTCACGCTGGACGCGGACAAGAGGGTCACGCCCATCAAGACCCTCAACCACCCCTTCGTCACCATGAGCCACCTGCTGCCCTTCCCCCACAGCTCCCA TGTGAAGTCCTGCTTCCAGAACATGGACATATGCAAGCGTCGATGCACCGCCTTCGACAACAACAAGAACCTGTTCGCTGGCAACAGCGCCCCGAGTGGTGCGGCCAACCTCACTGTGACCTTCAGCAGCCAGCTCAACCAGCACAGCCAG atgGCCTCCCCCGGGGGCCCGTCTCTGTCCCTGAGCAGCACCGTGCCGCTGCTCAACTACCCGCCGGGGCTCTACCAGCAGGCCACCATCAACATCCCCGGCCTGGCCCCGCAGGGCAGAGCCCCCCAGCTCTGCGGCCAGGCCGAACCCTTCCAGCAGACCCTCATCGTCTGCCCGCCCACCCTCCAGG GTCTGCAGCCCTCCAACAAGCACTCGGGCTACCCAGTGAGGGTGGACAACTCTGTTCCCCTGGTCCCCCAGAGCCAGCCCCCGCAGCCCCTCCACATACAGCCCAGCATGTTGGCCCAG CAGGGCTGGCCCGCTGGGACCCAGCAGATCGTCATCCCTTCCAGCTGGCAGCAGATGGCGCTCCACGCCCCAGGCCAGGCGCTGGTCTCTGACCCCCCCATGGGGGCTCCACACACCTGGCG GGGTCGTCATGGCAGCCAGTATGATAATCAGCAGGAGCTCGCTGCGGGGCGTCACGGCTCCACCCTgaaccaccacccctccaccgcctcctccacacACCCCAGAGCCCAGCAGGCCAGGAGGTCCAAGGCGCGGCAACCGGACTGCAGAGCCAGGTACTGTACTGTCACGCAGAGCGCACG acCCCCCTCTGGGGACCGCTCCCAGCCCATCGTCATCTCCGACACGCCCAGCCCAGCAGCGAGCATCATCACCATCGACAGCGACtccgacgaggaggaggagagcaaggTCCTGGCAGCCTG CTCCAGGCCAAGCCAGCGGACCAACGTGATCAGCTGTGTGACAGTGCACGACTCCTCCGACTCTTCCACAAGCAGCCCCCTGAGCCCCCAAGCGGGGCCCCAGGCCTCCAAGTGTCTGGCCGTCATCATGCCCACTGTGAAGAGCCAGCCCGGGGACGCCTCAAGCATCAGAGCAGCAG ACCCGGCTCCGAGCGGCTCTGCTAAGTCCAAGAAGGACTCGACGCAGGTCAGCCAGTCAGCCGGGGACTCTACAGCCGAACGCCATCAGCAGACAAAGTGGAGCAGAACTCAGCCGCTAAACCTCAGTCAG CTCCAGCCGACCGTCCTGTCCTCGTCGCTGGACCCACTGGGAGGAGGTGGCATCGGCAGCGGGGCCCTGAGGCCGCGCCCGCCCAACTACCCAGCGCCCGTCTCCCAGTCCCACTACCGGCTCCACGACACCCCCCTCTTCAGCTCGGCGCCCGGCCTCTACGCCTACCCGGCCTCCGCCGCCCTGGCCTCCGTCTCCCAGACCGTGGACCAGATGCAGGGGGCCTCGTCAAGCCTGGCCCGGGCCGGCGGGGCCTACGCCTCCGTGGGGCTGCTGCCGAAGAACGGGGGCCTGGCGCTGGGGGGACCAATGCCCGGGCCCTACGGCAgcaacctcaaccaccaccaccacctccaccagcagcagcagctggctgGAGCGCACTTCCATCACTCAAGTGCCCCCTACCCACGCAAGCTTAACCAGTATCCTTTCCTGTGA